One segment of Etheostoma cragini isolate CJK2018 chromosome 23, CSU_Ecrag_1.0, whole genome shotgun sequence DNA contains the following:
- the LOC117938974 gene encoding protein FAM180A, giving the protein MTQWWALLFIVYQSMYLTATQHHRKALYPSAYRIKREAYSLINPTFQRSSEDINLLFEILLAGMEIQGGEMLIPDEELASLRSVEKLEVICEDVLPKRLSDIRRLIAELVLRRQPLSWQDFERTVLTLVYTTQTLARVNRPQQKEAWMDAVIQLFKAVQKDLTPS; this is encoded by the exons ATGACACAGTGGTGGGCTCTGCTGTTCATTGTTTACCAGTCCATGTACCTGACAGCCACTCAGCATCACAGGAAAG CTCTGTATCCATCTGCATACAGGATAAAGCGTGAGGCATATTCGCTGATCAACCCCACCTTCCAGCGTTCGTCAGAAGATATCAACCTGCTTTTTGAG ATCCTGCTTGCTGGAATGGAGATCCAAGGCGGGGAAATGCTGATCCCTGATGAGGAGCTTGCCTCCCTGAGGAGCGTGGAGAAGCTGGAGGTCATCTGTGAGGACGTCCTTCCCAAGAGGCTTTCCGACATCCGCCGCCTGATAGCAGAGCTCGTCCTGCGCCGGCAGCCTCTGAGCTGGCAGGACTTTGAGAGGACGGTGCTGACCCTGGTGTACACCACTCAGACGCTGGCTCGAGTCAACCGTCCGCAGCAGAAGGAGGCATGGATGGACGCTGTGATACAGCTGTTCAAAGCCGTTCAAAAGGACCTCACACCCTCTTAA